Within the Gossypium raimondii isolate GPD5lz chromosome 12, ASM2569854v1, whole genome shotgun sequence genome, the region ttgatgtaaaaaaaaaattattggggGGGCGCATGCAGGATGGGTCAAAAGGAGTATTGGCAGTGCAGTCGCTGCGAAACAATATAATGGCGTCGACCTTATTAGCATCGACGGCTATCATGTTGAGTTCCCTCATCGCCATCTTGATGACGAGTGGGAGCAGCGATAGATCGTCCTGGTTCTTATTCGGAGATAGAAGCGAGTTTGCATTTTCGATCAAGTTCTTTGCCATATTGGTTTGTTTCATGGTGGCCTTTTTACTCAACTTGCAGTCCATTAGGTATTACAGTCATGCAAGCATCCTCATCAACGTGCCCTTGAAGAAGATGGCCCACCGCCACCAACATCTCACAGCTGAATATGTAGCCAACACAGTGAATAGAGGCAGCTACTTTTGGTCCCTAGGACTCCGTGCCTTTTACTTCTCTTTCCCCCTCTTCTTGTGGATCTTTGGACCCCTTCCTATGTTCTTTTCTTGCATTGCCCTTGTTTTCTTGCTGTATTTCCTTGACATCACTTTTAAATTCGGGTGGGCGGTTGGGGCGGCGGATGACAATGGCCACAACGGCGATGAAGAATTAGGAGCTTCAAGTACTCGACCCTAATCCCGTTAAATAATTCGTTCAATCAAAGTTGAATCGAATTGCCTTTTTTACTCCTCGGGAAAATGAGGGTACTGTTTCTTTTAGGTTTCTACGTTAATTATCATCTGTAAGGAGCTGGTTTGATAATTCGAAAAGGGTTTTAAGCTTTTTCATATATGAAAATGCAATGAAGGATAATTGTTCCATAAAgaggaaatgaaaaatgaaagcttGCTTTTTCTTagataaatattcattttccctTAGTCAGCAATGGTTTCTAGTGTTAAGAAATTTACCCCAAAAAAGGAGATGGCGTGTAAGTTCACCAAAAGTTGCAGtttatttaaaagaagaaaGTATTGCAGATTTTAGTTTAGGGTTATGATAATCCTTTTTTAAGGTAGTTAATTCAAAGTCAGAAAAGACAAAAGAGATTAAGTGGAAGACTCCACGAACTGAGCTACGAGACATTGTGGTACCAAGTTGAGTTCCATTTGTActtttttggaattttgagtTCATCAACTTGGTGATGTCACAGATACCCACTTTCACATCAGATATATTATTCGATTCCGTTGAAGGGATATTCGCCACTCTCCACGTGCACTGCAATAGCTTATATAATAAAGGGAGATGAAtcctttatcattttatatttgcTAATATAT harbors:
- the LOC105765395 gene encoding uncharacterized protein LOC105765395 — its product is MNMEKQYLDWILVPMGILLMVTYHLWLLYRILKHPTKTVIGVNAINRRFWVQAMMEDGSKGVLAVQSLRNNIMASTLLASTAIMLSSLIAILMTSGSSDRSSWFLFGDRSEFAFSIKFFAILVCFMVAFLLNLQSIRYYSHASILINVPLKKMAHRHQHLTAEYVANTVNRGSYFWSLGLRAFYFSFPLFLWIFGPLPMFFSCIALVFLLYFLDITFKFGWAVGAADDNGHNGDEELGASSTRP